Part of the Flagellimonas eckloniae genome, CAGGGTCCAGTAGGTGACCAGGGACCAATCGGAGACCAGGGTCCAGTTGGAGATCAAGGACCAATCGGAGACCAAGGGCCAATCGGAGACCAAGGACCAGTCGGAGACCAAGGTCCAGTGGGAGACCAAGGACCAATCGGAGACCAAGGGCCAATAGGTGACCAAGGACCACAAGGAATAGTTGGAGATCAAGGACCAGTTGGAGACCAAGGGCCAATCGGTGACCAGGGTCCAATTGGAGATCAGGGTCCAATTGGAGATCAGGGACCAATCGGAGACCAAGGTCCAGTGGGAGACCAAGGTCCCTCTGGCAACAATTTTATAAAAGCTTTTGGTAAAATTGCCTCAAATGGTGATGTAACTAGAGCCACAGCTGGAATTACTGTCACAAAACTGGCTGGAAACGGGTATTATAGAGTGAACCTTCCTGCAGGCATGGTCAGTGATGGTAATTATATAATTCAATTAGCACAACCAAGTAGGGACGGTGCAGGTAATGATGACCCAGGAATTTCATATCGAAATCAACTAAGCACTGGTTTTGAAGTAATTATTGGCGATAATGATAATGGTGGTTCGGATAGAAATCGATTTAACTCCGAGTTTATGTTTACCATCTTAGATCTTTAATATAGAATAGAATGAAAAAAGTTATAGTACTTGTTCTATTCTTTTCATTTATAGAACTCAACGCACAAACACCGACCGCAGGAGACTTAGTGGGCATACATAATGTTACAACTACTGAAATGAACTCCATAGCAAACCCAATTGAAGGTTCCATGGTATTCAATACAACAACAAAAAGTATTCACTTTTACAGCGATTCAGCGTGGGTAGAAATTCCTAATGTAGCTAATTCGTATATAGGTGCCTTTCAAATTACTGGTTTGGGGAATCAAAATATAATAGGACTTCCTTTTGAGCCAAGTAGTATTACATTTTCGGCACATGCAAATGTTGAAAGCTATAATTTAAACTCCGACAATGCCGTTGGCAACAATAATACCGGTATTGCCAATTCTTTTGGCACTATGAACGGGTTTGCAAGAAACGATGGCAATACTATCGTAGAGCAAGTGATTTATGTAGGCGGAAGTGGAAACTCCATCAATGACATCTCACGGTACGCTTCAAATTCCCATTGCATAGGTCTACGATACGGAAATCAAAACGGAAACAATCTTGGGGTGACATCGGCAACCGTTACAAGGTTTAATACAGATGGTTTTACCATCAATACGGATAGTTTTGCCGATGGAATTGTAGTAATATATCAAGCATTTAGATAATTAATGAAAAAATCAAACGGATACATAAAGCTATTTTTATTGGGTTTGTTCCTAATTACGTCTGCTATTTCCAACTCTCAAGATGCGGTTCATAATTTTGGAAATCTTCAGTTTCATGGAACTGCTGCTGTTGGCTTTCATATTGATGTTATTGATGATGGTATTTTTGACCAAAATTCAGGGTTGACAGGCTTTTATGGCACCAATCGGATGACCATTTCGGGAACTTCGAATCCAGTTTTTGAAGATTTGGAGGTTGTTGTCCAAAATGGATTGTTTTTGGAGACATGGGTTGGAATTAGAAACAATACCAATTTTGTTATGGGCGATGTATTGACTTCAAGAAACAACTCAAATAGCTACCTTAATTTTATTGATTCTTCGTTTTACATAGGAAGTGGAAACCTAACCCATGTTGACGGCTATGCAGCAGGAACAAACAAGGAATTAATTACATTTCCAGTGGGAGATGGAGAACGAATAAGACCTCTTACGTTGACATCCAATGGAATAAATGACCTGACCAAATGTGCTTATTTCTTCGAAGACCCCAATAACCCCCTTTCACTATCGGGGCAATTCAGTACTGATAATAAGGATTTTGATGATCTTCAGATAAGTGAGCTTGAATTTTGGCGATTGGAATCAAATCAACCTTCTGTAATCAACATTACTTGGGACGTAAATAGCAATGCGAACCTGTTGGCAGAATCTACGGAGAATCTGCTGATTGTTGGATGGAGCAAATCACAGAGTAGATGGGAAAGACTTGGTAATTCATCAGTTTCGGGAAACCTTCAAAATGGCAACATTACTTCAGACAGTTTTATACCCAACGAGTATGAAATTATAACATTGGGAGGAACAGATGATTTATTGGAGCCATTTACAGTTTTAGAATTGGACAACTATTTTTTAACACCTAATGATGATGGTGTAAATGACTTTTTGTTAATCGATGGCATTGAAAATGTTCCAAACAATCTTCTCAACATTTACAATCGTTATGGCATTTTAGTCTATTCCAAATTGAATTATGCCAATGAGTTCAGAGGTAAATCCAATCGTAATTCAGTTATTAGTAGAGATTCTGGTCTATCCTCTGGAATTTACTTCTATGTCCTTACCGTAAATGACACAAGGGAAAAGTTCCAAGGATATCTTTACATATCGGATTAAAGACTGGAATATCAAATAGTCCATGCTTGCTTTCAAATGGATAGAAAATACTTCTTAACTTGCCCTAAAATCAATTTTGTCCCATGAAGAGAAGGACTTTTATTAAAAATACAGCCGCCACCAGTCTGGTCTGTTCCATTCCACCTTTTTTCAACCTAAACAGTGACCCAGATGATTATTCTGTTACAGAATTAATGGGAAAAGCTGATATTGAACTTTTTGGAGAGGGCATTAACCTAAGGGAAGAAGCCCATGACGCCTTTGTGAAAATGAAAAAAGCTGCATACACAGACGGTTTCGATATTAAAATGGTATCTAGCTACAGAGATTTTTACAGACAGGAAAGTATATGGGAGCGAAAATTTTTGCGCTACACCGAAGATCAAGGAATGCAACCTTTGGATGCAATAGATAAAATTATAGAATACTCAACAATTCCAGGAACCAGCAGACACCATTGGGGAACCGATATTGATATTGTTGATGGTTATGCCAAAACATCTGGAGATATTTTGGTTCCTGAAAAGTTTGAGGAAGGTGGACCTTTTGGAGGGTTTAAACTCTGGCTCAATGAAAATTCAGAAAAATTTGGGTTTTACCTTGTTTACACTAAAGAACCAAGAAGAAGGGGTTTTAAATATGAACCATGGCATTACAGCTATGCTCCAATATCAATACCCATGCTAACTGCATTTAGAAAGAAAAATATTTTAAAATTGATTCTAAATGAAGACTTTATGGGTTCTGAGCATTTTACCACTGGATTCTTAAAAGCATACATTCAAGATAATATTTTGGACATTAACCAAGAACTGTTATAACTCATTTTTGTATCTTGAATTTTCAAGAACACTAACATTATGAGAAGAGGTAGTTGGAAAATCCGTATCCTTATTGGGCTTGCCATTGTAGCCTTTGCATTTATACAACGATGCAATAATAAAGAAGAGAATCCCTATACAGGACGAGTTCAAACCATTAACATGACTGCAGACCAGGAGATTGCCATAGGCTTGCAGAGCGCCCCTGAAATGGCGCAACAACATGGAGGGCTGTACCCAGATGAACGTTTGCAAGCATTTGTCGATGCCGTAGGAAACAAACTAGTGAATAACAGCATTGCCAGAGAAACTCCTTATGAATATGATTTTCATCTTCTAGCTGACGACCAAACCATAAATGCTTTTGCGCTGCCGGGTGGACAATGTTTTATTACATATGCATTGTTTTCGCAATTAAATGAAGAACAGTTAGCAGGTGTTTTAGGACACGAAATTGGACATGTAATTGGAAGACATTCTGCAGAGCGTATTGCAGAGAGTAGCTTTTGGGAGACTTTGACCATGGGAGCATCTGTAGGAGGTGATATGGGCGGTTTGGTAAGCGGTATAGGACAAAATACATTGTTGAAAAATGGAAGAGGTGATGAACTTGAAAGCGACGAACTTGGAGTTTTATTTATGATTCAATCTGGTTATGACCCCTATGAAATGATTAAGGTTATGGAAATCCTAAAAACTGCAGCTGGCCCGAATAGAGTTCCTGAATTTCAGAGTACCCATCCAGACCCTGAAAACAGAATTGAAAAAATCAA contains:
- a CDS encoding M48 family metalloprotease, which translates into the protein MRRGSWKIRILIGLAIVAFAFIQRCNNKEENPYTGRVQTINMTADQEIAIGLQSAPEMAQQHGGLYPDERLQAFVDAVGNKLVNNSIARETPYEYDFHLLADDQTINAFALPGGQCFITYALFSQLNEEQLAGVLGHEIGHVIGRHSAERIAESSFWETLTMGASVGGDMGGLVSGIGQNTLLKNGRGDELESDELGVLFMIQSGYDPYEMIKVMEILKTAAGPNRVPEFQSTHPDPENRIEKIKEAIEKYSGR
- a CDS encoding M15 family metallopeptidase translates to MKRRTFIKNTAATSLVCSIPPFFNLNSDPDDYSVTELMGKADIELFGEGINLREEAHDAFVKMKKAAYTDGFDIKMVSSYRDFYRQESIWERKFLRYTEDQGMQPLDAIDKIIEYSTIPGTSRHHWGTDIDIVDGYAKTSGDILVPEKFEEGGPFGGFKLWLNENSEKFGFYLVYTKEPRRRGFKYEPWHYSYAPISIPMLTAFRKKNILKLILNEDFMGSEHFTTGFLKAYIQDNILDINQELL
- a CDS encoding gliding motility-associated C-terminal domain-containing protein; the encoded protein is MKKSNGYIKLFLLGLFLITSAISNSQDAVHNFGNLQFHGTAAVGFHIDVIDDGIFDQNSGLTGFYGTNRMTISGTSNPVFEDLEVVVQNGLFLETWVGIRNNTNFVMGDVLTSRNNSNSYLNFIDSSFYIGSGNLTHVDGYAAGTNKELITFPVGDGERIRPLTLTSNGINDLTKCAYFFEDPNNPLSLSGQFSTDNKDFDDLQISELEFWRLESNQPSVINITWDVNSNANLLAESTENLLIVGWSKSQSRWERLGNSSVSGNLQNGNITSDSFIPNEYEIITLGGTDDLLEPFTVLELDNYFLTPNDDGVNDFLLIDGIENVPNNLLNIYNRYGILVYSKLNYANEFRGKSNRNSVISRDSGLSSGIYFYVLTVNDTREKFQGYLYISD